The DNA sequence CAGGCAACGACTTGCTCAGGCTCCTGGTAGGCCGAAGCCATTTCCTGGATCAGCTCGCGAACGCGGGCTTCGTCTGGCTTGAGTTCGTTCTGCTTGACCACTTCAGCGACGATCAGACCCAGCACGACGCGGCGCTTGGCTTGTTCTTCGAACAGCTCGACCGGCAGCTGCTCAGGCTTGATGTTGCCACCGAATTGCTGAACGGCCTGGACGCGCAGACGGTTCACTTCGTTTTCCAGCAGCGCTTTTGGCACTTCGATCGGGTTGGCAGCCAGCAGGCCGTCCATTACCTGGTTCTTGATCTTGGTCTTGATCGCCTGGCGCAGCTCACGCTCCATGTTCTTGCGAACTTCGGCGCGGAAACCTTCCAGGCCCGATTCCTTGATGCCGAACTGGGCGAAGAACTCTTCGGTCAGCTCAGGCAGCTTCGGCTCGGAAACGCTGTTGACGGTGACGGTGAACTCGGCGGCCTTGTTGGCCAGGTCCAGGTTCTGGTAGTTCTCTGGGAAGGTCAGGTTCAGAACGCGCTCTTCACCGGCCCCGGCACCGACCAGACCGTCTTCGAAGCCCGGGATCATGCGGCCGGAACCCAGTACCAGCTGGGTGCCCTTGGCCGAACCACCGGCGAACTCTTCACCGTCGACCTTGCCGACGAAGTCGATGTTCAGCTGGTCTTCGTTCTGAGCAGCGCGATCGGTCGCTTCGAAACGGGTGTTCTGCTTGCGCAGGATTTCCAGCATGTTGTCCAGATCGGCGTCCGCCACGTCAGCGCTCAGGCGCTCGACAGCGATGGACTCGAAACCGGCAACGGTGAACTCCGGGAATACTTCGAAGGTTGCGACGAATTCCAGGTCCTTGCCCTTCTCCAGCACTTTAGGCTCGACCGAAGGAGCGCCAGCCGGGTTCAGCTTCTGCTCGACGATGGCTTCGTAGAAGGAAGCCTGGATCACATCACCGACGGCTTCGTGACGCGCATCAGCTTCGTAACGCTGACGAATGACGCTCATTGGCACCTTGCCAGGACGGAAGCCTGCAATCTTGGCCTTTTGGGCAGTCTGCTGCAGACGCTTGTTGACTTGAGTCTCAATGCGCTCAGCAGGCACGGTGATGCTCATGCGGCGCTCAAGAGCAGAAGTGTTTTCAACAGAAACTTGCATGGATATTCCTCGTTGCACAGACGTTAGCCGGCCATTTCCGACCCCAGATCAAGGGCAAGTATTCTAGTGGGTCAAACACAAGAAGTCACCCTACTCCAACAGACTGGAAAATGGATGGTACGCCAGCGATGATTTTCAGGGAAAAACCCCAACGAAAAAAGGCGCCGGATCCTGGATCCGGCGCCTTTTCGATATATGGGGTGGACGATGGGGATCGAACCCACGACAACAGGAGTCACAATCCTGTGCTCTACCAACTGAGCTACGCCCACCATAACGCTGCTGCCTTGCTTACCAGGAGACACACCCGGCAAAACTTTTTTAAATGGTGCGGACGAAGAGACTCGAACTCTTACAGCTTGCGCCGCTGGAACCTAAATCCAGTGTGTCTACCAATTTCACCACGTCCGCATTTGAAGCTTTTTAAAGCAAAGGCGCCAGACTCTTCATCGGGCGCCTTTTTCGAATATGGGGTGGACGATGGGGATCGAACCCACGACAACAGGAGTCACAATCCTGTGCTCTACCAACTGAGCTACGCCCACCATATTGCAATTTGCCGCTTTACTTGTGCCAAAGCTGCCTTATGGCGCACCCGGCAGGACTCGAACCTGCGACCATCCGCTTAGAAGGCGGATGCTCTATCCAGCTGAGCTACGGGCGCTTATTTAAGGACCTGCCCGACAAGTGCGACGAATGTTATAGACGACCGGTAGGTGCGTCAACCGATTTCTAAAAAAAATTCATTTAATTAAAGGGCTTAGGTTAATTCACAGACCAAGCGCCTTTGCCCTGCGTTCATGACATGCGAGAATGGGCGATCTTATTCACTTCCTTTCGATGGTTAATCACGCGTCATGACTGCACAACTTATCGACGGCAAGGCGATCGCCGCTAGCCTGCGCCAGCAGATCGCCCAACGTGTCGCCGAGCGTCGCCAGCAAGGCCTGCGCACTCCAGGCCTTGCGGTGATTCTGGTCGGCAGCGACCCGGCCTCTCAGGTTTATGTCTCGCACAAGCGCAAAGACTGTGAAGAAGTCGGTTTTCTCTCCCAGGCCTATGATCTGCCCAGTTCCACCACGCAAGAAGAATTGACCAACCTGATCGATCGTCTGAACGACGATTCCAGCATCGACGGCATCCTGCTGCAGTTACCCCTCCCCGAGCATATGGACGCCTCCAAACTGCTGGAGCGCATCCGCCCGGACAAGGACGTGGATGGTTTCCATCCTTATAACGTCGGCCGCCTGGCCCAGCGCATTCCGCTGCTGCGCCCCTGCACGCCCAAGGGCATCATCACCCTGCTGCAAAGCACCGGGCAGGACCTGTACGGCATGAACGCCGTGGTCGTCGGCGCCTCCAACATCGTTGGCCGGCCAATGGCCATGGAATTGCTGCTGGCCGGCTGCACCGTTACCGTGACCCATCGCTTCACCAAGGATCTTGCCGGCCATGTCGGCCGCGCCGACCTGGTGGTGGTGGCCGCCGGCAAGCCCGGCCTGGTCAAGGGTGAGTGGATCAAGGAAGGCGCGATCGTCATCGACGTGGGCATCAATCGCCAGGAAGACGGCAAGCTGGTCGGCGACGTGGTCTTCGAAACCGCCCTGCCACGGGCCGGCTGGATTACCCCGGTGCCGGGTGGTGTTGGGCCGATGACCCGTGCCTGCCTGCTGGAAAACACCTTGTATGCGGCTGAAACCTTGCATGCCTGAGTGAACACGGCCGCTTCGCGGCCGATCGCTGGCAAGCCAGCTCCTACAGGTTCAGTGCAATCTTTGTAGGAGCTGGCTTGCCAGCGATGACGGTCTATCAGACGATAAACAGGCCCCTCAGTCAGCCAGACGCCAGGTAGTCCCACCCTTGCCATCTTCAAGCACCACACCCATCGCCGTCAGCTGGTCGCGAATGCGATCGGACTCAGCCCAATCCTTGCCCGCCCGCGCCGCCAGACGCGCCTGGATCAGCGCCTCGACTTCAGCGGCATCGATCCGACCTTCTGCACCGGCACGCAGGAAGTCATCAGCCTCAAGCTGCAACACGCCGAGCAACCCGCCCAGTTCGCGCAAGCGTGCGGCAAGGCCCGCCGCCGCATCCAGGTCGGACTCACGCAGACGGTTGATCTCACGCACCAGATCGAACAGCACCGCGCACGCTTCCGGCGTGCCGAAGTCGTCGTTCATCGCTTCGGTGAAGCGTGCCACATAGGCCTCGCCTCCGGCCGCCGCAACCACCGGCAAGCCTTTCAAGGCGTGATAGAAGCGCTCCAGCGCCCCTTTCGATTCCTTGAGGCTGTCTTCGGAATAGTTGATCGAACTGCGGTAATGACTGGATACCAGCAGGTAGCGCACGACTTCCGGGTGGTACTTGGCGAGTACATCGCGAATGGTGAAGAAGTTGTTCAAGGACTTGGACATCTTCTCGCCATTGATGCGGATCATCCCGCAATGCATCCAGGCATTGGCATAAGGCTTGCCAGTGGCCGCCTCGCTCTGGGCGATTTCGTTCTCGTGGTGCGGGAACTCGAGATCGTTGCCGCCACCATGGATATCGAAGGTATCGCCCAGGCAGCAGGTCGACATCACCGAGCATTCGATGTGCCAGCCAGGGCGCCCGGGGCCCCACGGCGATTCCCAGCTCGGTTCGCCCAGCTTGACGCCCTTCCAGAGGACGAAATCCAGCGGATCCTGCTTGGCTTCGTCGACTTCGATGCGAGCGCCGATGCGCAGGTCTTCGATCTTCTTGCGCGACAGCTTGCCGTAGCCGACGAACTTGCCGACGCGGTAGTAGACGTCGCCGTTGCCCGGCGCGTAGGCATAGCCCTTGTCGATCAAGGCCTGGATCATCGCGTGCATGCCAGGGATATGGTCGGTGGCACGCGGCTCCATGTCCGGCTTGAGGATGTTCAGCCGGGCTTCGTCGTCGTGCATCGCTGCGATCATGCGCTCGGTCAGGGCGTCGAACGACTCGCCGTTCTCCCGCGCACGGTTGATGATCTTGTCGTCGATGTCGGTGATGTTGCGCACATACGTCAGGTCATAACCGCTGTAACGCAACCAGCGGGTGACCAGGTCGAAAGCCACCATGCTGCGGCCATGGCCCAGGTGGCAGAAGTCGTACACGGTCATGCCGCACACGTACATCCGCACCTTGTTGCCATCAAGCGGCTTGAAGACTTCCTTGCTCTTGGTGAGCGTGTTGTAGATCGTCAGCACGTTGTTTCCTCAGCTCCACGAGTCACGCAGGGTCACGGTGCGGTTGAAGACCGGGCGACCGGGCTTCGAGTCCTTCAAGTCGGCACAGAAGTAGCCTTCACGCTCGAACTGGAAGCGGTCTTCGGCCTGGGCCTGGGCCAGCGAAGGTTCGGCGCGGCAACCGCTGAGCACCTGCAGCGAATCGGGGTTGATGTTGTCCAGGAAGCTGGCGCCCTCTTCGGCCTTTTCCGGGCTAGGCGAACGGAACAGGCGGTCGTACAGGCGCACTTCGCATTCCACGCTGGTGCTTGCCGGCACCCAGTGGACCACGCCCTTGACCTTGCGCCCCTCAGGGTTCTTGCCCAGGGTGTCCGGATCGTAGGAGCAGCGCAGCTCGACGATGTTGCCATCGGCGCCCTTGATCGCCTCGTCGGCGCGGATCACATAGCTGCCACGCAGGCGGACTTCACCGGCAGGTTCCAGGCGCTTGTAGCCTTTTGGTGGCTCTTCCATGAAGTCGTCGCGGTCGATGTACAGCTCGCGCTCGAACGGCAGCTCGCGCACGCCCATGTCTTCCTTCGGGTGGCACGGCAGCTCGAGGTCCTCGACCTTGCCTTGCGGATAGTTGGTGATCACGACCTTGAGCGGACGCAGCACGCACATGGCACGCGGGGCGGTACGGTCCAGGTGGTCGCGGATGCTGAATTCGAGCATGGCCACGTCGACCAGGCCGTCGGAACGGTTGGTGCCGATCATTTCGCAGAAGTTGCGGATGGACTCAGGCGTGTAACCACGGCGGCGGTAGCCGGACAGTGTCGACATGCGCGGGTCATCCCAGCCCTGGACGTGCTGCTCGTCGACCAGTTGCTTGAGCTTGCGCTTGCTGGTCACGGTGTAGCTCAGGTTCAGGCGGCTGAACTCGTACTGGCGCGGCTTGGCCGGCACCGACAGGTTGTCCAGGAACCACTCGTACAACGGGCGATGGCCTTCGAACTCCAGGGTGCAGATCGAGTGCGTGATGCCTTCGATGGCATCGGACTGCCCGTGGGTGAAGTCATAGTTGGGGTAGATGCACCACTTGTCGCCGGTCTGGTGGTGGTGGGCATGGCGGATGCGGTACAGGATCGGGTCGCGCATGTTCATGTTCGGCGAGGCCATGTCGATCTTGGCACGCAGTACGCGCTCGCCGTCCTTGAACTCGCCGGCTTTCATGCGGGCGAACAGGTCCAGGTTTTCTTCGACCGAACGATCGCGGAACGGGCTGTTCTTGCCCGCCTCGGTCAGGTTGCCACGATACTGGCGGGCCTGCTCCGGGGTCAGGTCGCAGACATAGGCCAGGCCCTTTTTGATCAGCTCGACGGCCCACTCATGCAGCTGGTCGAAATACTGCGAGGCGTAGCGCACCTCGCCATCCCATTCGAAGCCCAGCCATTTGACGTCGCTCTGGATGGCGTCGATGTACTCCTGGTCTTCCTTGGCCGGGTTGGTGTCATCGAAACGCAGGTGACAGACACCGCCGAATTCCTTGGCCAGACCGAAGTTCACGCAGATCGACTTGGCGTGACCGATGTGCAGGTAGCCGTTGGGTTCAGGCGGAAAGCGGGTGACGATGCTGCTGTGCTTGCCCGAGTCCAGGTCGGCCTGCACGATCGGGCGCAGGAAGTTGGTGGGTACGACGGGGGCGCCTTTTGCATTGGCGGCGGCGTTGGCAGCGGTGTCGGCTGTGGGCTTGCTCATAGGATCCTTGGATACTGGTACACGGCCTGGGCAGGCCGACTCAATCAAAGCGCCTATCATAGCCCAAGCGGGTGCGCGTTGGCTTGTTCCCTTGATCGCAAGTTCTCATGCAAAAAGCCCATCAATTGCCCGGCTGCCGGCGACAGGCTGCGGCCCTTGCGGCACAGGATGCCGATCTGGCGCTCGACCTTCGGTTGCGACAGCGGCAGGAACACCAACTGCTCGTTTGCAGCCGGAAACGCCAGATACGGCAGCGTGGTAATACCGATACCCTCCTCGAGCATGGCGATCAGGGAAATCATGTTGGAGACGAACAACAGGCTGCTGTCGAGCAAGCCCGCCGCCTCGGTGCCTTCGAGCAGGCGCGAGGTACCGTTGCGCACCAGGGGCCAGGATTGCAGGCTGGACCAGTGCAAGGCGCCACCGGCCGCCGCCAGCGGATGATCGCGGCGGCACACTACCCCCACCTGGTCGCTGAGCACCGGCTGGAAGTCAATGCTCTCGTCGGGCATCCACAGGCTGCTGATGGCAAAGTCCACCTTCCCTTGCGCCAGCAACTGCTGGACGCTGTCGGCATTGCCGTCCTGGATGCTGATCTGAACTTTCGGGTGTTCGCCGACAAAGCGCGCCAACAGGTGCGGCAACAAGCGGCTGGCCACCGAAGGCACGGTGGCAATGCTGACCTGGCCGATTTCGTGCCGGGCCATCTGGGTCAGCTCATGGGCGATGCGGTCATGGTGCGCGAGCAAATCCTGGAATAACGGCAAGCAATGTTCGCCGAACGGCGTCAGCTCGACCCGGGCACCTTTCTCCAGCAAAGCCAGGCCCAGCTTCTGCTCCAGCTCGCGGACAGCCAGGGACAGCGCCGGCTGGGTGCGGCAGGCCTGGCGGGCGGCACCGTGAAAGCTCTTGAGCGTCGCCACGAGCACGAAGTAGCGCAGCTGGGTGATCTTCAACTCGGGCAACATGGTAAGTTTTCCTTATCGATTCATTTTTATTATTAATTTTTATTTGTGAAGTAATACTCTCAAGATGAGAACCACGCAATCGGAGGTTCTCATGTCACAGCAACCCTATAAAAACTACATTGCCGGCAGCTGGTGCGAAGGCCAGGGCGTAATCGCCAACCACAGTCCTTCCGACGTCCATGATGTCATCGGCCACTATTGCCAGGCCAGCGCCGAGCAGACGGCCGACGCCATCACCGCCGCCCGCCAGGCCCAGGTACAATGGGCCGCCAGCGGCCTGGAACAGCGCCAGCAGGTGCTGATGGCCATCGGCGATGAGTTGATTGCCCGCAAGGAGGAACTGGGCCGCCTGCTCTCGCGCGAAGAAGGCAAGCCGCTCAACGAAGGTATCGGCGAGGTCAACCGTTCCGGCCAGTTCTTCCATTATTACGCGGCTGAAGTCCTGCGCCAGATGGGCGAGACCGCCGCCTCGGTACGCCCCGGCATCGACATCGAAGTGGTGCGCGAACCGGTCGGCGTGGTCGGCATCATCACGCCGTGGAACTTCCCCATGGCCACGGCGGCCTGGAAAATCGCCCCGGCCCTGGCGTTCGGCAACGCCGTGGTGTTCAAGCCAGCCAACCTGGTGCCAGCCAGCGCCTGGGCACTGACTGAGATCATCAGCCGCCAGGCCCTGCCCGCCGGTACATTCAACCTGGTCATGGGCACGGGCGCCAGTGTCGGCGAGAGCCTGATCCATTCACCCGACATCGACGCCCTGACCTTCACCGGCTCCCTGCCGACCGGTCGCCGCGTGGCCGTTGCCACCGCTGCCAACCTGGTGCGTTGCCAACTGGAAATGGGCAGCAAGAATGCCCTGGTGGTGCTCGACGATGCCGACCTCGACATCGCCGTGGAATGTGCGCTCAACGGTGCTTTCTTCGGCACCGGGCAAAAATGCACCGCCTCCTCGCGGCTGATCGTCGAAAACGGTATTCATGACCGCTTTGTCGCTGCCCTGACCGCACGCATGCGCCAGCTCAAGGTCGGCCATGCCCTGGAGGCAGGCGTGCAGATCGGCCCGGTGGCCGAAGCCCGACAACTGGAGCAGAACCTGCATTACCTGCAACTG is a window from the Pseudomonas sp. LS1212 genome containing:
- a CDS encoding glutamine--tRNA ligase/YqeY domain fusion protein, with the protein product MSKPTADTAANAAANAKGAPVVPTNFLRPIVQADLDSGKHSSIVTRFPPEPNGYLHIGHAKSICVNFGLAKEFGGVCHLRFDDTNPAKEDQEYIDAIQSDVKWLGFEWDGEVRYASQYFDQLHEWAVELIKKGLAYVCDLTPEQARQYRGNLTEAGKNSPFRDRSVEENLDLFARMKAGEFKDGERVLRAKIDMASPNMNMRDPILYRIRHAHHHQTGDKWCIYPNYDFTHGQSDAIEGITHSICTLEFEGHRPLYEWFLDNLSVPAKPRQYEFSRLNLSYTVTSKRKLKQLVDEQHVQGWDDPRMSTLSGYRRRGYTPESIRNFCEMIGTNRSDGLVDVAMLEFSIRDHLDRTAPRAMCVLRPLKVVITNYPQGKVEDLELPCHPKEDMGVRELPFERELYIDRDDFMEEPPKGYKRLEPAGEVRLRGSYVIRADEAIKGADGNIVELRCSYDPDTLGKNPEGRKVKGVVHWVPASTSVECEVRLYDRLFRSPSPEKAEEGASFLDNINPDSLQVLSGCRAEPSLAQAQAEDRFQFEREGYFCADLKDSKPGRPVFNRTVTLRDSWS
- the tig gene encoding trigger factor, whose translation is MQVSVENTSALERRMSITVPAERIETQVNKRLQQTAQKAKIAGFRPGKVPMSVIRQRYEADARHEAVGDVIQASFYEAIVEQKLNPAGAPSVEPKVLEKGKDLEFVATFEVFPEFTVAGFESIAVERLSADVADADLDNMLEILRKQNTRFEATDRAAQNEDQLNIDFVGKVDGEEFAGGSAKGTQLVLGSGRMIPGFEDGLVGAGAGEERVLNLTFPENYQNLDLANKAAEFTVTVNSVSEPKLPELTEEFFAQFGIKESGLEGFRAEVRKNMERELRQAIKTKIKNQVMDGLLAANPIEVPKALLENEVNRLRVQAVQQFGGNIKPEQLPVELFEEQAKRRVVLGLIVAEVVKQNELKPDEARVRELIQEMASAYQEPEQVVAWYYKNDQQLNEVRSVVLEEQVVDTVLQKATVTDKSVSYEEAVKPAEAPQAD
- a CDS encoding LysR family transcriptional regulator; protein product: MLPELKITQLRYFVLVATLKSFHGAARQACRTQPALSLAVRELEQKLGLALLEKGARVELTPFGEHCLPLFQDLLAHHDRIAHELTQMARHEIGQVSIATVPSVASRLLPHLLARFVGEHPKVQISIQDGNADSVQQLLAQGKVDFAISSLWMPDESIDFQPVLSDQVGVVCRRDHPLAAAGGALHWSSLQSWPLVRNGTSRLLEGTEAAGLLDSSLLFVSNMISLIAMLEEGIGITTLPYLAFPAANEQLVFLPLSQPKVERQIGILCRKGRSLSPAAGQLMGFLHENLRSREQANAHPLGL
- a CDS encoding aldehyde dehydrogenase family protein, with product MSQQPYKNYIAGSWCEGQGVIANHSPSDVHDVIGHYCQASAEQTADAITAARQAQVQWAASGLEQRQQVLMAIGDELIARKEELGRLLSREEGKPLNEGIGEVNRSGQFFHYYAAEVLRQMGETAASVRPGIDIEVVREPVGVVGIITPWNFPMATAAWKIAPALAFGNAVVFKPANLVPASAWALTEIISRQALPAGTFNLVMGTGASVGESLIHSPDIDALTFTGSLPTGRRVAVATAANLVRCQLEMGSKNALVVLDDADLDIAVECALNGAFFGTGQKCTASSRLIVENGIHDRFVAALTARMRQLKVGHALEAGVQIGPVAEARQLEQNLHYLQLAQEEGATLVEGGERLALQPEGFYMRPALFVDSHNQMRINREEVFGPIACVIRVNDYEQALAVLNDTEYGLTAGIITQSLRHASDFKRRAKTGCVMVNLPTAGTDYHVPFGGRKASSFGPREQGQYARDFYTVVKTTYVRP
- the cysS gene encoding cysteine--tRNA ligase, whose translation is MLTIYNTLTKSKEVFKPLDGNKVRMYVCGMTVYDFCHLGHGRSMVAFDLVTRWLRYSGYDLTYVRNITDIDDKIINRARENGESFDALTERMIAAMHDDEARLNILKPDMEPRATDHIPGMHAMIQALIDKGYAYAPGNGDVYYRVGKFVGYGKLSRKKIEDLRIGARIEVDEAKQDPLDFVLWKGVKLGEPSWESPWGPGRPGWHIECSVMSTCCLGDTFDIHGGGNDLEFPHHENEIAQSEAATGKPYANAWMHCGMIRINGEKMSKSLNNFFTIRDVLAKYHPEVVRYLLVSSHYRSSINYSEDSLKESKGALERFYHALKGLPVVAAAGGEAYVARFTEAMNDDFGTPEACAVLFDLVREINRLRESDLDAAAGLAARLRELGGLLGVLQLEADDFLRAGAEGRIDAAEVEALIQARLAARAGKDWAESDRIRDQLTAMGVVLEDGKGGTTWRLAD
- the folD gene encoding bifunctional methylenetetrahydrofolate dehydrogenase/methenyltetrahydrofolate cyclohydrolase FolD, which encodes MTAQLIDGKAIAASLRQQIAQRVAERRQQGLRTPGLAVILVGSDPASQVYVSHKRKDCEEVGFLSQAYDLPSSTTQEELTNLIDRLNDDSSIDGILLQLPLPEHMDASKLLERIRPDKDVDGFHPYNVGRLAQRIPLLRPCTPKGIITLLQSTGQDLYGMNAVVVGASNIVGRPMAMELLLAGCTVTVTHRFTKDLAGHVGRADLVVVAAGKPGLVKGEWIKEGAIVIDVGINRQEDGKLVGDVVFETALPRAGWITPVPGGVGPMTRACLLENTLYAAETLHA